The Primulina tabacum isolate GXHZ01 chromosome 1, ASM2559414v2, whole genome shotgun sequence genome contains the following window.
TTTTGCAGCATACGGTGATAGTAGTGaggaaaaaacaaataaaaatttgtaAACATAGAATACTGAGAAAAAATATAGAACATCGTACCTAACGATTTTCTCAGAGATGTAGCCACCACCTACACGACCAAGAAAGTTCCAAATGCTGATCATCGAAACAAATACATGGGTGTTATCATAACCCAAGGATTGGCTCAACTGACCCAAATTGTCGATAACAGTTAAGCCAGAACCCGAGCCCAGTAGAAAAGAGGAAAAAATAAGCCAAAAATCTGCCTTTATCAATGCCTCCAATAATGTGAAATCTTCCCCTCTACGTGGTCTTCGTTTCTTGATTCTCACAGCTCCTTCTGCAGCTGCTTGGGCTAGCTTCGCCTGGAGTTGGGCCATCCTCCTTTGCCTCTCTAAAGCGGGAAGTAAGTCAACATCTTTTGGCTTTTCATCCTCAATTTCACTAAATATGACTTCTTGACCATCATCTTCAGATTTGCCGGCCTCTAATTTTTTAGATTCAGGTAGAAGTGCCTCTTCGACAGGTGATTTTGGCTCCCGATAAAAACTCAAAGTCACCGGGATAGCAAtgggaataaacagaagaactaGTAGAATTACAGTGAAAATTGTAATTATGGTTTGGCTTAAATCAACTAGATCTTGCACCAGCATTACCCCCATCAAGTAAACAGCCAAAACAACGCATATGCTATAGATAACTGAGAAATTAAACCCATCAGATGAGCGTATTTGCTTGTGACCTCCAACAGGCCTGACAACGAACATAAGAGCAATGATCACCATTGTTGGCCCAACCGCAACCATAAATAGGAGTGATGCGTGGTCTGGAGAATGCAGCAGTGTGTATACTTGAGTCAAGATTGCACCACTCAATCCAGCAAAACCCTTGAGTATTCCCACAACAGGACCACGACTTTTAGGGAAGTTTTGAACGCAAGAAACCAATGCTGCTGTGTTGAAATAGGTCTCGCCATTGGTTCCCACAAAGATAAGAATGCACATCTACATATGAAAAGATAATAACGGTTAAACTTGgtcaagaaaaggaaaaatcaTGCTTCACTTCTTTAGCAGACATACCGAATTTCATCGAACTCATCAATCCTAAACAAAAAATTCTAGCTACTAAAAAGTTGTTTTGCCTTCATTTTGTAAAGAAAGAAAACGGATTTGAGTCAACTGCCAATTACAAACGACAGTAAGCAATAAAGTTTATCTCTACTTTAAGAAACTACATGAAGAAGTTAAATCTGTTTTCTCGCATATGTGTGAAGTGTTTTTAATGAAATAGTACACGAATATAAAATCGCCTTAAGATAATTATCgagttaaaaaaaatgaacatcCGTAATCCGTCGATAAAAAGAAATCCACATTTCCACTATCAAgttattttgttgaaaaaaatgGCATCTTTGTGGATTAAAGAAGGAACGTGAGATCCAGAGTTGAACTCATCGGAAAAACATTTGGAAAAAATAAATGATTGATTAGTATCGAACGAACGAACGAACGAACAAGAGAATCAGAGGAAGCAAGATGATCCACGACACACTCAGATGAATCGAATGAAACTCGCGAAAAGACAGCAAATCAGAAAGTCAAAGGAGTTGAACAGtttaagattaaaaaaaaaacataagacCTTGACCTCATTCTAAAACATGGATGAAATAGCATAAGAAAGTGGATACTCACAGCCCATAATGGCAGAACCGGAGCTCTCCCAGACAGAATGAGCCAAACCCAACCATACCCAACAAAATTCATGGTGGCACCAACAAGTAGAGCACCCCACAAGGGCAAAATCTCACATAAAGTCCCAGTCAAGAATCCAACGCTGTCCCCCAAGTCCTTAGCCACCCCTAATTTCGAAACCTGCCTTTGATTGTAGCTCAAAGAACTCTTGATCACCGGCGATATGCTGCCAAACAAATACCCAATCCCGGCACATGATTGTATCCACATTGCAGCCACAAAAACCAACCATCTGTTATTGACGAAAGAACGGATCCCTTCACCGAAGCAACCCATCATGATTTCTAAAAACAACTTGCGGATTTCTGTCTTGCAAAAATTTAGACCTTCATATAGTGCAGACAACAATGAAGGGTGCAATCATTCGTAGGTAAACATTGTGGCGGCCGTATTACAAAGTGCCAAGAGTGTACACGTGTCTATTTCTGTTTATGAGATGACGAAGAGTTCTAATCACATTTGTACAAGGCAATCGCCGAAAATTGGGTCATGATGAGTATAATCACATATAAGAAAGAGagagaagaaagaaagaaaaaccaAATCCTGTAATTATAAGtgtaatcattaaaataaatatttatgtgCAAAAAGTTCCAtttcataaaacaatataaataacgttcattcattcattcattcttattatgtgttgattgataAGAGTATGGAGGATCGTCGGTGTACGTAGTTGGTTGTTGCCCATAGTTTCCAGAGATAAAACAGCAACCACACGAATAAATTTTCTTTCTTGACCTTAATAAAATAGCGAGGGTACATACAATACAAATCATTGAAATCAAGGACCCGATTGGttttgaaatataaataaaaaaataaaaaaaaaacgtggAAAACAAATTCGAGTTCTTATCCGATACACCTTGAAGTGGGCACCAAGAGTCATCCTCTTTTTTTTGGCGTCTCGTAACTAGCAAATGTATGTACTGAACAAGATGACAATATATATCTAATGATTTAACTTACGTAGTTGATATCAGGATTTCTTCACGGAAAATGCATGGCTAGCTTCACTGCAGGATCTTAtctattatttatgttatttattattaaatataaaacacaaaataaaatttgataaataattttatattttgcgATTCTATCACAAAAACGTCTGGCCTTATTTACGTGCATGAATATGACATGGCTTGATTCGGTAGCATTCATTACCTTCTCCAAAACCAATTTGTGATATTGCCTTCTTTTATATTTCACAaacttaaaatcttaatttattATTAAGCCCATTTGAAACTTGTGTTGAGCCAAAAGGGCGAGATAGCTAGATGTCGGCGTTCATGTCGGTTCGTGCTGCTGACACCGGGGCTGCTGATTCAGTTGCCGGTTCGTGCAGTTCGGCAACTTCCAAACCAGTGGTGtgtatgtattgatacatgCCACTATTTACTTTGCTCTCAGCTGCATCTTCTTGTTAGCTATTGGTGTGCACATGTACATGGGCTAGGCGCTAGGAATTATCATCATTCTATTTCGTTCAATTCTGTTATTTTGCTtcattctttcttttttttcgaTTCTGATAttcttgaatttgtttcttTTCTAATTTATTATGTTCTTTAGATCAAGAACAGATGCCatgaaaaaaaatgaattaatttcCATGTTCTAATAAGTTATTTTACATATATTCTATAgattaatttaatatatgttaagtatattaagaaaatatttgaggataattattaaaatcatatctGTTTCTTTCTTTGACTTGTCCATTTTGTCACTAAAATTTTCCTCTCACTTGTTGAAATCAACAtgcatttcaaaattttaactttGGACAAAAGCCCATATTTTTAAACAGCTTACTCAAATACACGGTTACAATTTGCAGCAAAAAATACTTGTTTCCCAAAGCACACCAAACCCAATTGCTCCCACACAAAATAAGTAGGAGGTTacgaaaaaaatttattcaaggagagatgatatatatatatatatatatatatatataaaagctaGACATAAAGATGTACGTCGAGAACGATAAACAAGAGAACAAGAAGCAAAGCATAGATAATAGTGTGCAACAGAATGGAAGGCATACTGGTGGTCATGTTGAGGAACTCGACAGGCCTCTGTTTGGCTGGTAGCTGGAATACTAGCCCCGGCGTCAGCAGTGCAAATAATGAAGTGCCTATCAGCAGACCTGCATAATCCTTCATTCTTGCAGGAAAAGAGAGAGAGAATGAAAGAACAattaacaaaaattattttaaagggCATATGAAAAGTTGATGGAATATATCCCATAAAAGTTTTACAGGAATATGAAAAAGTAATTCCAACTTTGTTCTTGAAATTATTGATCACTGTTGCTTGGATAATTTTGTAACGTCAATCAAAAGACAAAGTATGTGTATACAATTATGTTTTACTTTTCCGAAACAATGTTTTTTATTCCAgaaattataataaaacaaATATTCTCTCTTCATACAAAATAGCCATATTATTTGTATTTGCAACTAAATTTTCATctactttttctttttcaaactcaaaatattttcaccaaATAATTTGACATGTAATAATTACACTATTTCCTTTATAGACAAAGCCAAgtgtatgaaatattttttctaaaacTCTTTTCTCAAAGCTGTCAAAAtctatttattaatataatatattcatttttAGGTTAAAAAGTCACCAAAATGAATGAAATATAATCATACAACTTTTATTACAGTTTTTTAAGAATACTTATTTCTTAATATAGTTATAATTGTTATCTTTCGAACAATGCCATCTTATCATACCGTACGATGATAatacaatatttttatatttattaattatttattacataaaataatttattataaaaaaatacgaatttttttttaaaaaaaagcaaGCATTTATTCTATGTTCAAAAAAGTCTGTGTTGGGGGAACCAaatatttatcaagaaatgCCCTTCGCTGTTCATTCCTTTTACTCTCTTGCATTCTCGAGACTCGGAAGCAAGCAAACCCCTCCTCAATTTCTCATTTCTACCGGAAAATGGCAGACTGGGGACCAGTACTTATCGGAGTTGTGCTCTTCGTGCTGCTGCAACCCGGCCTACTGTTTCAGCTACCTGGCAACAATCGGCAGCTGGAGTTCGGCACCATGAAGACTAACGGCAAGGCAATCGCAGTTCACACACTGATTTTCTTTACTCTCTATGCTATCCTAATCCTCGCTATACATGTTCACATATATACGGGCTGATCCACCCGTTAGTATTTCTGCAGTACTAGATCCATCTAATGCTGTATCTGGGACTAATTTTTCCATTTTCCTTTTCAATTCTGCTGCTAGTTTTCTGACTTTTGGATCTCTGTTAAATTTGTGGGTTTTCAGATCATTTTAATGTTTCTTTTGCCATTTTTACCCCCTTGATTTCTTGGCGAAACCACTTTTTCTAGCAGTCTCTGTTTCCATAAATGCTGTATTTATTTTATCAGAAAAACAAACTTACTGTATTTGTGCGAAAACCATCGAAACCGAAGCTTGATTTGTTCAGACTTAGTTTAGGGTTCCAATTGTTAGGGCTGTAACGTAGAAAGTTAAATTCTTGATGCAGTTGTTTGGAGAGATTTCTTCATGAAGTATGATTGCTACTCTGTTAAATTGCAACTTCTCAAGGACTGAATTTTTTATTATCACTTTTTTTTTCTGAATTGTACAAAAGCCAAACAATTAGACGACAAAATATCCAGACCATTTGAAGAAGCCACCGAATTTATAGAATTAGTTTATAAAGCTTCACTCCAAAATCTCTACGGCGAGAGTAGGGAAAAAAAAGTTCGATAGAAAAGTGAAATAGAGGAAGATTGAAGAGCGAGGGTGTACTTTGGAATAAGAAGTGTTAATTCTTGAAATTTTTACATATACAACATAAAATCGAAATTAGCCTGAATGTATATGAACTCCAATGGCAACAATCAAGATGGTGTAAACACAGAAGTACAAAACCGCATGAACCAAGATAGATATGCCACTTGTGTACATGTTGCCGAACTCGATCACCCTGGTCCTCGCAGGAAGTTGGAACAGCAGCCCTGGAGATAGGAGGATGAACATCACCACCGCCACCACCACGGGTCCCCAATCAGAACTCATCTCTATACTCTACCTTGCGTTGGTATTTGGTTTTAACTCCTTCACAAATAAAATGTTATGGGTGATGTCTTGTTATTTTTTTGTGTGTTTGTTGTAAAATCTTTGGAAATGCTTCTTGCCAATAAGTAGAATTGTCGTATTGGTTTTACTTAACGAAGAAGGGTGCATATGATGGGATGCTAAACTTGAGGGGGCAAAGAAAACGGTGGGATTTAAAGGGAGGGAAAGTATATTATGATAATGGGATTGCTTTTCTGGAAGTATGCACAAAAGCATTCAATTCTTAAACACATGAATTCCCCTTTTCCAATTGCTTTTCTAGAGATTTTTAAGAaggtggagatgctagtaaaaaaaATTGGGAAAAGGTTGGTATACTATCCGGGCCTCAGACCCAATGGGTCAGTACTTCCCAAGTATTGCTGTTGGAGCACTTGCCCATTGTGACCCAGCTGGAGTTGGACCGAGTATGCATGCATACCTACCGGCTCCAGTGCCAGATTAAGACAAGAACATTGGCGACAAACCCAATGTTGCGACATTTTACAAACTAGACTAAGAAATCTCCTATTCTAGCGCTCAAAAACTGCAGATATCAAGAAATTGGTGAAGAGAAATGTCGGTAGATCTTGCACCAGTACTGGTAGCTGTAATATTTTTCGTGGTGTTGTCACCGAGACTTCTGTTTCAACTTCCGGGGAAAAGAAGGCCGAAAGAATTCACCAACGTGCAGACCAATGGACTCTCCATATTTGTGCATACCATAATCTTCAACGCCATAATCACCATCATTCTTATTCCCATTGGAGCTCACATCTATGTCGGTTAGATGAATCGAATTCGTATAGTTTATTTTTTTCTCTCAGTTTTCCGGTTTTGTATTTGTTGTCAGTGTTTGTTTCTAGCTGTTATCTTTTGCTTAATCATGCACTTGGGTGATTTATGGTTAAAGTCTTTATTTAACAAGAATACACATTTCCTGGAGTACTTAGCTAGAGCTAgcttcttttaatattttttatttctgtTTTTCTTTTATAGCATTAAAAATATACTCCAGTTATTTGGGtccattcaaattttaattgttaaactTGGTTAATAAGCATGATTGCAGTCTATCAAAGAATTATATTACTTGATTAATAGCTACTCTGGATATATTCCTACTATACATGCATACATCCTGGTATCATAGTTTGTGGATTATGATAATTATTAATTCAGTGGAATCATCGTCCACACTAGCTGGTCCTGTGATCATATGTTTCCAAAGTTATGTAAATGGAAAACGACTCATGAACTTCAACCATGTTTACAATTCGTCAATACTATTCTTCGAGAGCATAATATTGAGATTGCAAATAAATACTCCCTGGATTCCGATACAAAGGTTGTCTTGTTCGTCCCAAATCACAAATACTTTACATTACAGACATAATATATGCTGATATGTGTGAaacgtattattttttattgaacCGAGTTGATTAGtctcataaatataaataagtGAAATCGTTGCATGTGAGACGGTTTGATGTTTGTATTTAACATGGTTTTCTCTATTATCTTATTAATATACCTGTCAATAGTCATCGATTGCATTAGCTACTTCCAGGGGGGAAAAAAAGTTACATCCTACGTAAAgactcataaaataattatttgtaaaATTTGTTTCTTCAATAATATTGTCAGTATTTGTATTTTAAAGACAATGGCcagtaataataaaattgaaaggTGTCGTGCATAGAGGGCTCATCAAATAtcgattaaaaaataataaatcgaTTCGACCGTTTTCCTCATCTCCCGCTCAgctgattaaaaaaataataaatcgaTTCGCAAGAACCTCCTACAAAAAACTAGGAATCATATATGTGCTTTGACCAGATCGATTGATATAGGACGACAAGCTGTTGGAGCCGACAAGAAAGGTGATTATGATACTGTGATCCCACTTTCGACTATTCTACCAAATTCCCATTGTTATAGGGGTTGCGAGTTTTCACACTCCTGCGCCAAAGGAGCGTATTAAGATTCCGAAGAAACGAAAGATTTTGTTGGAttgaaaatatttcaaaagGAGCGTATTAAGATTCCTAGCAAGTATTAGTTTTGACTTTTGAAGTCTCAGTCCCACCAATATTGCGAGTTACTACTATCGATCGAAATAATATCGGATTGAATATATTTCCAACATCTTTAACATGACCGAGCTCTCCTAGAAATTGAGACCAAGAAAGCTATTTTtacacttttaaattttcgaaagATTTTACTCATCTAAAAATGTTTGTcgacttttaaaaataaaatcacatactagaagcataaacaagaaaaaaattGCTTATCACGGGTAAATGCAACATAAATaagaaatataaaagaaataattgatacgctatttatattttttttt
Protein-coding sequences here:
- the LOC142537741 gene encoding protein NUCLEAR FUSION DEFECTIVE 4-like — translated: MMGCFGEGIRSFVNNRWLVFVAAMWIQSCAGIGYLFGSISPVIKSSLSYNQRQVSKLGVAKDLGDSVGFLTGTLCEILPLWGALLVGATMNFVGYGWVWLILSGRAPVLPLWAMCILIFVGTNGETYFNTAALVSCVQNFPKSRGPVVGILKGFAGLSGAILTQVYTLLHSPDHASLLFMVAVGPTMVIIALMFVVRPVGGHKQIRSSDGFNFSVIYSICVVLAVYLMGVMLVQDLVDLSQTIITIFTVILLVLLFIPIAIPVTLSFYREPKSPVEEALLPESKKLEAGKSEDDGQEVIFSEIEDEKPKDVDLLPALERQRRMAQLQAKLAQAAAEGAVRIKKRRPRRGEDFTLLEALIKADFWLIFSSFLLGSGSGLTVIDNLGQLSQSLGYDNTHVFVSMISIWNFLGRVGGGYISEKIVREYAYPRHATMAGAQVLMAFGHFFFAMGWPGAMYVGTLLVGVGYGAHWAIVPAAASELFGLKKFGVLYNFLTLANPAGSLVFSGVIASSIYDREAERQAHNAPHIYHSMMSSFSRFLYLGEPLKCHGAICFFLTFLIMSGFCIIAAVLSMILVYRTKIVYANLYGSSLQ
- the LOC142538211 gene encoding uncharacterized protein LOC142538211; protein product: MADWGPVLIGVVLFVLLQPGLLFQLPGNNRQLEFGTMKTNGKAIAVHTLIFFTLYAILILAIHVHIYTG
- the LOC142537978 gene encoding uncharacterized protein LOC142537978, whose product is MSSDWGPVVVAVVMFILLSPGLLFQLPARTRVIEFGNMYTSGISILVHAVLYFCVYTILIVAIGVHIHSG
- the LOC142538085 gene encoding uncharacterized protein LOC142538085 — encoded protein: MSVDLAPVLVAVIFFVVLSPRLLFQLPGKRRPKEFTNVQTNGLSIFVHTIIFNAIITIILIPIGAHIYVG